The following are encoded together in the Oncorhynchus kisutch isolate 150728-3 linkage group LG8, Okis_V2, whole genome shotgun sequence genome:
- the rab35b gene encoding ras-related protein Rab-35 gives MARDYDYLFKLLIIGDSGVGKSSLLLRFADNTFSGSYITTIGVDFKIRTVVINGEKVKLQIWDTAGQERFRTITSTYYRGTHGVIVVYDVTSAESFVNVKRWLHEINQNCDDVCRILVGNKNDDPNSKVVETTDAQKFAEQMGINLFETSAKENINVEEMFNCITELVLRAKKEVLAKQQQQQQNDVVKLSKNSKRKKKCC, from the exons ATGGCCAGGGACTACGATTACCTATTCAAGCTGCTCATCATCGGTGACAGTG GAGTGGGGAAGAGCAGTCTCCTCCTGCGGTTTGCAGACAACACATTTTCAG gtaGTTACATCACCACGATTGGAGTGGACTTCAAGATCCGGACAGTGGTGATCAATGGGGAGAAGGTGAAGCTGCAGATCTGGGATACGGCAGGACAGGAGCGCTTCCGCACCATCACCTCCAC ataCTACAGGGGAACGCATGGGGTCATAGTGGTATATGATGTCACGAGTGCCGAGTCCTTTGTCAATGTGAAACGATGGCTACATGAAATCAACCAGAACTGTGATGATGTGTGTCGGATATTAG TGGGAAACAAGAACGATGATCCCAACTCAAAGGTGGTGGAGACGACTGACGCACAGAAGTTTGCAGAGCAGATGGGCATCAACCTCTTTGAGACAAGTGCAAAAGAGAACATCAATGTTGAAGAG ATGTTTAACTGTATCACAGAGTTAGTGCTAAGAGCCAAGAAGGAGGTGCTGgccaagcagcagcagcagcaacagaacGACGTGGTCAAACTCTCCAAGAACAGTAAACGAAAGAAAAAGTGCTGCTAG